One region of bacterium genomic DNA includes:
- a CDS encoding efflux RND transporter permease subunit produces the protein MANQTERDELSKGPIAWMVKNRVAANLLMIIFLFGGLLMSSQIKQEVFPEFTTDIVRITVPYPGASPAEVEQGIILSVEDAVRGLDGVKRVTSTAFEGSGVVVVELLTSVNEFKLVQDIKNEVDRITSFPEDAERPVVSLVESRRKVVSLMLYGEQSRSALRMLAERIRDDLIQQPGITLVQLGLTPPLEIAIEVPQSELRAYDLTLEQIARKIRETAIELPAGEVRSEGGQILLRTQERRDFGRDFLNIPISSSSSGGIVRLGEIATIEDSFEEADQEAIFNGKPAISIDVFRVGNETPDGVSQAVQAYVDELQSQLPPDIGVSLWNDRSVVFVDRMQLLMKNAALGLILVLILLGLFLEVRLAFWVTLGIPISILGCFLFLPWLDTSINMISLFAFIITLGIIVDDAVVVGENIYEKREQGLSKIQAAIRGAQEISMPVIFAILTNIVAFMPLFFVPGISGKFFRQIPAVVVIVFVISLIESLFILPAHLSHSAPDKALWKKLNKPREYFSEKLNRFIEKVYDP, from the coding sequence ATGGCAAACCAGACTGAACGAGACGAGCTTTCAAAGGGCCCCATCGCTTGGATGGTAAAAAATCGAGTTGCCGCGAATCTCTTGATGATTATCTTTCTTTTTGGTGGGCTGCTGATGAGTAGCCAAATCAAGCAGGAAGTTTTTCCAGAGTTCACCACTGACATTGTTAGAATTACTGTGCCCTATCCTGGTGCAAGCCCTGCTGAAGTAGAGCAAGGAATTATCCTCTCAGTGGAGGATGCAGTGCGCGGGCTTGATGGAGTAAAGAGAGTTACTTCTACTGCTTTTGAGGGGTCAGGCGTTGTAGTTGTAGAGCTATTAACATCAGTGAATGAATTTAAGCTCGTACAAGATATCAAAAACGAAGTCGATCGTATTACTTCCTTTCCTGAGGATGCCGAGCGTCCTGTTGTCAGTCTTGTTGAGAGTAGACGGAAGGTTGTTTCACTCATGCTCTATGGGGAGCAATCTCGAAGTGCTCTTCGGATGCTCGCTGAGCGAATACGTGATGACCTGATTCAGCAACCTGGAATTACACTCGTTCAACTGGGGTTAACACCACCTCTTGAAATTGCTATTGAAGTGCCACAGTCAGAGTTGCGTGCTTATGATCTTACGTTAGAGCAGATCGCCAGAAAAATTCGTGAGACCGCCATTGAGCTTCCCGCTGGTGAAGTGCGGAGTGAAGGAGGACAGATTCTTTTACGAACGCAGGAGCGGAGAGATTTTGGACGGGACTTCTTGAATATCCCAATCTCGTCCTCGTCATCGGGAGGCATAGTGCGGCTCGGTGAAATTGCTACGATAGAGGACTCGTTTGAAGAGGCGGACCAAGAGGCGATATTTAATGGAAAGCCCGCAATAAGCATAGATGTGTTTCGAGTCGGCAATGAGACTCCTGATGGAGTTTCTCAGGCAGTACAGGCGTATGTTGACGAGCTGCAGTCCCAATTACCACCAGATATTGGAGTTTCTCTCTGGAATGATCGGTCCGTAGTCTTTGTTGATCGCATGCAGCTTTTAATGAAAAACGCGGCACTCGGACTCATACTCGTGCTGATTCTCCTAGGGCTATTTCTTGAAGTGAGGCTAGCCTTTTGGGTAACGCTGGGCATTCCAATTTCAATACTTGGCTGTTTTCTGTTTCTACCATGGTTAGACACGTCAATTAATATGATCTCTCTCTTTGCGTTTATTATCACGCTGGGAATAATTGTAGATGATGCTGTCGTAGTCGGTGAGAATATTTACGAGAAACGAGAGCAAGGGCTTAGTAAAATCCAAGCTGCCATACGTGGAGCACAGGAAATATCGATGCCTGTTATTTTCGCTATTCTTACAAATATTGTGGCATTTATGCCGTTATTTTTTGTTCCTGGTATAAGCGGCAAGTTCTTTCGACAAATACCGGCGGTGGTAGTAATTGTTTTTGTAATTTCTTTGATTGAGTCGCTATTTATTCTTCCAGCGCACCTCTCACACAGTGCCCCAGATAAAGCGCTTTGGAAAAAGTTAAATAAGCCCCGCGAGTATTTTAGTGAGAAGCTGAATAGATTCATTGAAAAAGTCTACGATCCA
- a CDS encoding efflux RND transporter periplasmic adaptor subunit, giving the protein MNSSNEREENAQKSSVVPDQARTSFSARELSVRIALIVGILLLGVLSFWLLLSLQEAPPKSTKATSATPVMVERISPVDVTSQVRGVGTVAPRHLVRIRPEVSGQIVEMHPDLLVGAVVQQGDLLFRIDPRNYELAIEEARAQLERASFELTLEKGNQSVAKREWALLKDLGVDTPYAETHRSLALRKPHLQEKLAQVSAAESRLQRAQLDLERTEVIAPFDGTILRKNLEVGGYTSPQETVLEIAGTQQFEIEVEIPRSELRWLTRLYLGVASDREEKLNYETKILQRIGNGRYQHHEGMAERLVGEVQRDGRMARVLVTVDKPLGRDSTPSFPLLIGTAVEVVIDGDQILHVYPIPVRAIREGEVIWTVSEENTLETLSVEPIFSTSDFMYVRGEFAQEITLVTSALSNPLEGLLLAIPEEVAEEEPLNVSEAEATTIIPEMGE; this is encoded by the coding sequence ATGAACTCCAGTAACGAACGGGAAGAAAACGCTCAGAAGAGTTCTGTCGTTCCTGATCAAGCGAGAACAAGCTTTTCCGCTAGAGAGCTAAGCGTGCGTATCGCGTTGATTGTAGGAATTCTTTTACTTGGAGTGTTGAGTTTCTGGCTTCTACTCTCTCTTCAAGAAGCTCCCCCCAAGAGCACCAAGGCTACATCCGCTACTCCGGTAATGGTGGAGCGGATCTCTCCGGTTGATGTCACAAGTCAGGTTAGAGGTGTAGGTACCGTTGCCCCGCGGCACTTGGTGCGTATTAGACCAGAAGTGAGTGGCCAGATAGTTGAGATGCATCCAGATCTCTTGGTGGGGGCAGTTGTTCAACAAGGGGACCTCCTTTTTCGAATTGATCCGCGTAATTATGAATTAGCGATCGAAGAAGCGAGGGCTCAGTTGGAGCGAGCTTCGTTTGAGCTTACCTTAGAAAAGGGGAATCAATCAGTTGCAAAGCGAGAGTGGGCGCTCTTGAAAGACCTAGGTGTGGACACTCCTTACGCTGAGACACACAGGAGCTTAGCACTACGTAAACCGCATTTACAGGAGAAGCTTGCACAAGTATCAGCAGCAGAAAGTAGGTTGCAACGAGCGCAACTTGATCTCGAGCGCACAGAGGTTATAGCGCCATTTGATGGCACCATATTAAGGAAGAATTTAGAAGTTGGAGGATATACCAGTCCGCAAGAAACGGTGCTTGAAATCGCTGGCACGCAACAGTTTGAAATAGAGGTTGAGATTCCGCGCAGTGAGCTTCGGTGGCTTACTCGACTCTATCTGGGCGTTGCTTCTGACCGAGAAGAAAAATTGAATTACGAGACGAAGATCCTGCAGCGAATTGGTAATGGACGATACCAGCATCATGAAGGAATGGCAGAGCGGTTAGTCGGAGAAGTTCAGCGAGATGGTCGAATGGCGAGGGTGCTGGTTACAGTGGATAAGCCATTGGGAAGAGATTCAACTCCATCGTTTCCTTTGCTCATAGGAACGGCTGTTGAAGTTGTAATTGATGGAGATCAGATTCTCCATGTTTATCCTATTCCAGTGCGGGCAATCAGGGAGGGCGAGGTGATCTGGACGGTCTCTGAGGAGAATACGCTTGAGACACTCTCTGTTGAGCCAATTTTTTCAACCTCCGACTTTATGTATGTACGAGGAGAGTTTGCTCAGGAAATCACATTGGTTACCAGTGCATTGTCGAATCCGTTAGAGGGCTTGTTGTTGGCAATACCTGAAGAGGTTGCTGAAGAGGAGCCTCTGAATGTTTCTGAAGCAGAAGCAACAACCATTATTCCTGAAATGGGTGAATAA